One Corynebacterium uterequi DNA segment encodes these proteins:
- a CDS encoding multicopper oxidase domain-containing protein: protein MNLDRRSFLKATSVAVAAGGLSVFAAACSRGADDASSAASSAPAGPENAKGAKAAGERRPLPIPELLEGPNFSLEAREGETEILAGKSTPTWGYNASILGPTLLMKRGEKVTIDVKNSLPEMTTVHWHGMHVPAEMDGGPHSAIEPGQSWTASYEVKQEACTLWYHPHPHGKTGLHAYRGLAGLIYVEDDNAVDLPKEYGVDDIPVVIQDKRFHADGSLDEEDLPDLGLLGDTPVVNGINNPHFAATTNRVRLRLLNGSVMRLYRIALKDGSSFHQVASDGGLLAAPVERTDIILSPGERAEIVVNLASGSENMLQAIPFVQQAQDWLEALPGLGLDQTLDLLSLTGPEKDAGVGTLPASLSASAAEQPDVTGAPMRRFDLSWFLINGQQMDMNRIDDVIDHDGWEVWEVQNSDEWPHNFHVHDVQFKVIEIDENNLGVQHEGWKDTVMLFPGVKARLALRFTDYTSVDVPYMYHCHLMFHEDQGMMGQFLVTEPGAQLPAKFSSSQPRTAQGAPRYEGPGTPELPKVENEDDGDGSDGGDWSGDDHDHEHHDHH, encoded by the coding sequence GTGAACCTAGACCGTAGAAGTTTTCTTAAGGCAACGTCCGTGGCGGTAGCCGCAGGTGGGCTGTCGGTGTTCGCCGCCGCCTGCTCGCGAGGCGCTGATGATGCGTCCTCCGCTGCGTCGAGCGCCCCCGCCGGGCCCGAGAACGCCAAGGGCGCCAAAGCCGCTGGTGAGCGTCGTCCGCTGCCGATCCCGGAGCTGCTGGAAGGGCCGAACTTTTCCCTCGAGGCGCGCGAAGGTGAGACGGAAATCCTCGCCGGGAAGTCCACGCCGACGTGGGGATACAACGCGTCGATTCTGGGCCCGACCTTGCTGATGAAGCGTGGCGAGAAGGTCACCATCGATGTGAAGAACTCCCTGCCGGAGATGACGACGGTTCACTGGCACGGGATGCATGTCCCGGCTGAGATGGATGGCGGGCCTCATAGCGCGATTGAGCCGGGCCAGTCCTGGACGGCGTCTTATGAGGTGAAGCAGGAGGCCTGCACCCTGTGGTACCACCCGCACCCGCACGGCAAGACCGGCTTGCATGCTTACCGCGGCCTGGCCGGGTTGATTTACGTCGAGGACGATAACGCCGTTGATCTTCCGAAGGAATACGGCGTCGACGACATTCCGGTGGTCATTCAGGACAAGCGTTTCCATGCCGATGGCTCCCTGGACGAGGAGGACCTGCCGGATCTGGGCCTGCTCGGCGATACGCCGGTGGTCAATGGCATCAATAATCCGCATTTCGCGGCCACGACTAATCGCGTGCGTCTGCGGCTGCTTAACGGTTCGGTGATGCGGCTGTATCGCATTGCGTTGAAGGACGGGTCCTCTTTCCACCAGGTGGCGTCCGACGGCGGGTTGCTGGCCGCCCCGGTTGAGCGCACGGACATCATTTTGTCCCCCGGCGAGCGTGCCGAGATTGTGGTCAATTTGGCGTCGGGCAGTGAGAATATGCTGCAGGCTATTCCTTTCGTGCAGCAGGCCCAGGATTGGCTGGAGGCCCTACCCGGGTTGGGTTTGGATCAGACGCTGGATCTGCTGTCGTTGACTGGCCCAGAGAAGGACGCCGGGGTGGGTACACTCCCGGCGAGCTTGTCGGCGTCGGCGGCCGAGCAGCCGGATGTGACGGGTGCGCCGATGCGTCGCTTTGACCTGTCCTGGTTCCTCATCAACGGCCAGCAGATGGACATGAACCGGATTGACGATGTCATTGACCACGACGGTTGGGAGGTGTGGGAGGTCCAGAACTCGGACGAATGGCCGCATAACTTCCACGTCCACGATGTCCAATTCAAGGTCATTGAGATCGACGAGAACAATCTCGGCGTTCAGCACGAGGGCTGGAAAGACACCGTCATGCTCTTCCCCGGGGTCAAGGCCCGCCTGGCGTTGCGATTTACGGATTACACGTCCGTCGACGTGCCGTACATGTACCACTGCCACCTCATGTTCCATGAGGATCAGGGCATGATGGGTCAGTTCCTCGTCACCGAGCCAGGCGCACAGCTACCGGCGAAGTTCAGCAGTTCTCAGCCCCGGACGGCGCAGGGCGCGCCCCGCTATGAGGGACCGGGAACCCCGGAGCTTCCGAAGGTAGAAAACGAAGACGACGGCGACGGCAGTGACGGTGGCGACTGGTCAGGCGACGACCACGACCACGAGCACCACGACCACCACTAA
- a CDS encoding 4Fe-4S dicluster domain-containing protein, with the protein MSRLLESTAPGYRLDERKAFFTDTSICIGCKACEVACKEWNRVPQDGDYQMLGSSYDNTGDLGANTWRHVAFVEQSKDKIDAARESTKQLVGLGLPSVGAPTPPASTRTTPPDTPDFRWLMASDVCKHCTNAGCLDVCPTGALFRTEHGTVVVQDDVCNGCGTCVAGCPFGVIERRDSGGVSVRTSRHPVGEDFTVGEKAPMKNQGVAQKCTLCYDRIKVGDRPACAQACPTTSIKFGTRNEMLDVARRRLTELHAQGITEARLYGANEDDGVGGTGSIFLLLDDPEVYGLPPYPEVPTRRLPGLYTSMLKAAVGMAGVFTASFLLGGHK; encoded by the coding sequence ATGTCGCGACTACTAGAATCCACCGCCCCGGGCTATCGGCTCGACGAGCGCAAGGCGTTTTTCACCGACACGTCCATCTGCATCGGCTGCAAGGCCTGCGAGGTGGCGTGCAAGGAATGGAACCGGGTGCCGCAGGACGGCGATTACCAGATGCTGGGGTCCTCCTACGACAACACCGGCGACCTGGGCGCGAACACGTGGCGCCACGTGGCCTTCGTCGAGCAGTCGAAGGACAAGATCGACGCCGCGCGGGAGTCCACGAAGCAGTTGGTGGGCCTCGGCCTGCCGAGCGTGGGCGCGCCGACGCCGCCCGCGTCCACTCGCACCACCCCGCCGGACACCCCGGATTTCCGCTGGCTCATGGCCTCGGACGTGTGTAAACACTGCACCAACGCCGGCTGCCTCGACGTGTGCCCCACGGGTGCGCTGTTTCGCACCGAGCACGGCACCGTCGTCGTGCAGGACGACGTGTGCAACGGATGCGGTACCTGTGTGGCGGGCTGCCCCTTCGGCGTCATCGAGCGACGCGACTCCGGCGGAGTGTCTGTGCGCACGTCCCGGCACCCGGTGGGGGAGGATTTCACCGTGGGGGAGAAGGCCCCCATGAAGAATCAGGGCGTGGCCCAGAAGTGCACGCTGTGTTACGACCGCATCAAGGTTGGCGACCGGCCGGCCTGCGCCCAGGCCTGCCCGACCACTTCTATTAAGTTCGGCACCCGCAACGAGATGCTGGACGTGGCGCGCCGACGCCTGACCGAGCTGCACGCCCAGGGCATCACCGAAGCCCGGCTGTACGGGGCGAACGAGGACGACGGCGTCGGCGGCACCGGCTCTATCTTCCTGCTGCTCGACGACCCGGAGGTCTACGGCCTGCCGCCGTACCCGGAGGTGCCCACCCGACGCCTGCCCGGGCTGTACACGTCCATGCTCAAGGCCGCGGTGGGCATGGCCGGCGTGTTCACGGCCAGCTTCCTGTTAGGAGGACACAAGTGA
- a CDS encoding carbohydrate ABC transporter permease, with protein sequence METNTTANRISVIIAWIVAFIWVFPLLFVMVMAFRVDPNDWNLAHGWTIDNIIHVWNAAPFGTYYRNSILLVLILTSSQVVFGVLAAYAFARFDFPGSGVLFSLVLAQLVVYPEIMLSENYQLVAELKLVDSLPGIALPYLASAFAIFLLRQSFKTVPLELVEAAEMEGFGRFKVLWSVYIPLCRPSIVAFALISVSFHWNNFLWPLVITRTADARPLTVGIVRFLAPESGIDFASLTAGTFIVVMPLLIFFIALQKQFVQSFMRAGIK encoded by the coding sequence ATGGAAACCAACACAACTGCGAACCGCATCTCGGTCATCATTGCCTGGATTGTGGCCTTCATCTGGGTGTTCCCCCTGCTGTTCGTCATGGTTATGGCCTTCCGCGTGGACCCGAACGATTGGAACCTCGCGCACGGCTGGACCATAGACAACATCATCCACGTGTGGAACGCCGCCCCCTTCGGCACCTACTACCGCAACTCGATCCTGCTGGTGCTCATCCTCACCTCCTCGCAGGTGGTGTTCGGCGTGCTCGCCGCCTACGCCTTCGCCCGCTTCGACTTCCCCGGCTCCGGGGTGCTGTTTAGCCTCGTGCTGGCCCAGCTGGTGGTCTACCCGGAGATCATGCTCTCCGAGAACTACCAGCTCGTCGCCGAGCTGAAGCTGGTGGACTCCCTGCCCGGCATCGCGCTTCCCTACCTGGCCTCGGCGTTCGCCATCTTCCTGCTGCGACAGAGCTTCAAGACGGTGCCGCTGGAGCTCGTCGAAGCCGCAGAGATGGAGGGCTTCGGCCGCTTCAAGGTCCTGTGGAGCGTCTACATCCCGCTGTGCCGCCCGTCCATCGTGGCGTTCGCGCTCATCTCGGTGTCCTTCCACTGGAATAACTTCCTGTGGCCGCTGGTCATCACCCGCACCGCCGACGCCCGCCCGCTGACGGTGGGTATCGTGCGCTTCCTCGCCCCGGAGTCCGGTATCGACTTCGCCTCGCTGACCGCCGGTACCTTCATCGTGGTCATGCCGCTGCTCATCTTCTTCATCGCCCTGCAGAAGCAGTTCGTGCAGTCCTTCATGCGCGCCGGCATCAAGTAA
- a CDS encoding response regulator, translated as MSAHTNDPIRVGLVDDQLLVRTGFGLLVDSQPDMAVVFSAGDGAELFTDAPTPTTPPADVVLMDIQMPDMDGITATARLLAEDPHVRVIMLTTFDDRSFVCDALDAGASGFLLKDAEPEQLLSAIRTVHAGDAVLAPRVTRHVIAAARSTDSARPPAPSDADRRRLGSLTDRERGLLRLIALGYSNDDIATTEFISMATVKTHVRHILMKTDSRDRVHAVLFALRAGLVDRADLLTHAPGA; from the coding sequence ATGAGCGCGCACACGAACGACCCGATCCGCGTCGGGCTCGTCGACGATCAACTGCTGGTACGCACCGGCTTCGGGCTGCTCGTCGACTCCCAACCCGACATGGCGGTGGTGTTCAGCGCCGGCGACGGCGCGGAGCTCTTCACCGACGCGCCCACGCCCACCACCCCACCCGCCGACGTGGTGCTCATGGACATCCAGATGCCGGATATGGACGGCATCACCGCCACCGCCCGGCTGCTCGCCGAAGATCCGCACGTCCGGGTCATCATGCTCACGACCTTCGACGACCGCAGCTTCGTCTGCGACGCCCTCGATGCCGGGGCCAGTGGCTTCCTGCTGAAAGACGCCGAGCCGGAACAACTACTCAGCGCCATCCGCACCGTGCACGCCGGCGACGCGGTACTAGCGCCGCGAGTCACCCGACATGTCATCGCCGCCGCCCGCAGCACCGACAGCGCGCGCCCGCCCGCACCGAGTGACGCCGATCGCCGACGTCTGGGTAGCCTGACGGACCGGGAACGCGGCCTGCTCCGGCTCATCGCCCTGGGGTACTCCAATGACGACATCGCCACCACGGAGTTCATCTCTATGGCCACGGTGAAGACCCATGTCCGGCACATCCTCATGAAAACCGACAGCCGCGACCGGGTCCACGCCGTCCTCTTCGCTCTGCGCGCAGGGCTCGTGGACCGGGCGGACCTCCTCACCCACGCGCCGGGTGCTTAG
- a CDS encoding sensor histidine kinase — translation MRSTHIGAPMRIVMILLVAAATVPSLWHYRVLPDAVAAVVLGIIVAALVFFHRAPVVALVIVGTALSIQLVFPAGPEPVMLAPAACYAAYLAASATPRRLHPLWMCWLGAGAVGAAWHVEPHSFYFIAIASVAGAIILAFFWRLGTDALRQQNEKALLRERAELAAVLERTRIAREMHDIVAHALSGVIALADGARFAAADHPDVAAQALGTIATESRQALTQLRGLLTVLREEGSDDDASGRVRRAAPTLDALGTLLSEAEATGLTLSVTGLGDLLDAADDLPELTQLTCYRITQEMVTNMLRYAGGPDGSRRGNIHFAVDPKTITINAENPLAHRAPTTPGSGHGLIGMAERARTHGGSLRHHASADSFTVEVTIPR, via the coding sequence ATGCGAAGCACCCACATCGGCGCCCCGATGCGGATCGTCATGATCCTGCTGGTGGCGGCGGCCACCGTGCCCTCCCTATGGCACTACCGCGTGCTGCCCGACGCCGTCGCCGCCGTTGTCCTCGGGATCATCGTCGCAGCGCTGGTGTTCTTCCACCGCGCCCCCGTCGTGGCACTCGTCATCGTCGGCACAGCCCTGAGCATCCAACTCGTGTTCCCCGCCGGGCCGGAGCCCGTCATGCTCGCGCCCGCCGCGTGTTACGCCGCCTACCTCGCGGCGTCGGCCACGCCACGCCGCCTGCACCCACTGTGGATGTGCTGGCTGGGGGCCGGGGCGGTCGGCGCGGCCTGGCACGTCGAACCGCACAGCTTCTACTTCATCGCCATCGCCAGCGTCGCCGGCGCCATCATCCTGGCGTTCTTCTGGCGCCTCGGCACAGACGCCCTGCGCCAACAGAACGAAAAGGCGCTGCTACGCGAACGCGCCGAGCTCGCCGCAGTTCTGGAACGCACCCGCATCGCCCGGGAGATGCATGACATCGTCGCCCACGCGCTCAGCGGCGTCATCGCCCTGGCCGACGGAGCCCGCTTCGCCGCCGCCGATCACCCCGACGTCGCCGCGCAGGCTCTCGGCACCATCGCGACGGAATCCCGGCAGGCACTCACCCAGCTACGGGGCCTGCTCACCGTCCTTAGGGAGGAAGGCTCAGACGACGATGCCTCTGGGCGGGTGCGACGCGCCGCACCTACCCTCGACGCGCTCGGCACCCTACTGAGCGAAGCTGAGGCGACCGGTCTCACGCTCAGCGTCACCGGCCTCGGCGACTTGCTCGACGCCGCCGACGACCTGCCGGAATTGACGCAACTGACCTGCTACCGCATCACCCAGGAGATGGTGACGAACATGCTGCGCTACGCCGGCGGGCCCGACGGCTCCCGCCGCGGGAACATCCACTTCGCTGTGGATCCTAAGACCATCACCATCAACGCCGAGAATCCCCTCGCCCACCGCGCACCGACCACCCCGGGAAGCGGCCATGGGCTCATCGGCATGGCCGAGCGAGCCAGAACCCACGGAGGCTCCCTGCGCCACCACGCTTCCGCCGACTCCTTCACCGTGGAGGTGACCATCCCCCGATGA
- a CDS encoding ABC transporter ATP-binding protein: protein MAQIPTDTIVTRGLTKTFGRARVPIVTDLNLVVPRGAVYGFIGPNGSGKTTTMKMLLGLEQPSGGEIDLFGTTLAPNTWRRLIARCGALIENPPGYGHLTGRENLRIVQHLRGVDDRRIDDVMDLVRLRDHQHKLVRTYSLGMKQRLGIAIALAHHPELVILDEPTNGLDPAGIEEIRRLIASLSERGVTVLVASHLLDEVEKVTTHLGIIGAGNLIFQGTRAELMAHTTADTLLTTRTPVDTAGLSASTGVELAEEPSDGGQPRYRVSGVADVGALNTLLVNRGVEVTSLQQVTPSLEDVFLRLTAKAQL from the coding sequence ATGGCACAGATACCCACTGACACGATCGTCACGCGAGGGCTGACAAAAACCTTCGGCCGCGCCCGCGTGCCCATCGTCACGGACCTCAACCTCGTTGTTCCCCGCGGGGCGGTGTACGGATTCATCGGCCCCAACGGCTCGGGCAAAACCACCACCATGAAGATGCTGTTGGGGTTGGAACAGCCCAGCGGCGGCGAGATCGACCTGTTCGGCACCACCTTGGCCCCGAACACGTGGCGCAGGCTCATCGCCCGCTGCGGCGCCCTCATCGAAAACCCGCCCGGTTACGGTCACCTCACCGGACGGGAGAACCTGCGCATTGTCCAGCATCTTCGAGGCGTGGATGACCGGCGTATCGACGACGTCATGGACCTGGTCCGGCTTCGCGATCACCAGCACAAACTGGTGCGCACCTACTCCTTGGGGATGAAGCAGCGCCTGGGGATCGCCATCGCGCTGGCGCACCACCCGGAGTTAGTGATCCTCGACGAGCCGACTAACGGCCTGGACCCCGCCGGCATCGAGGAGATCCGGCGGCTCATCGCCAGCCTCAGCGAGCGTGGCGTGACCGTCCTCGTGGCCTCCCACCTGCTCGACGAGGTGGAGAAAGTCACCACTCACCTCGGCATCATCGGCGCCGGGAACCTCATCTTCCAAGGCACGCGCGCTGAACTCATGGCGCACACCACCGCCGATACGCTGCTGACCACCCGCACTCCCGTCGACACCGCGGGGCTCAGCGCCTCGACGGGCGTAGAACTCGCCGAGGAGCCATCCGACGGCGGACAGCCGCGTTACCGCGTTTCCGGCGTGGCGGACGTGGGGGCGCTGAACACGCTGCTCGTCAACCGTGGGGTTGAGGTGACCAGCCTGCAGCAGGTCACCCCCAGCCTGGAAGATGTCTTCCTGCGCCTGACCGCGAAGGCGCAGCTATGA
- a CDS encoding carbohydrate ABC transporter permease: MSKPPVDQLGKSRKDALFSYAVIAPAMVILFGFTLLPFVLSVWKSLFNKRGEFTFTYYAEMASDSVFHQVLWNNFIFAVVTVPATIFVALGLALLVVKVVRGSSFARTMLLSPTILPVVAAGAVWLYFFQPSFGLLNQLLKAVGLGHFMGNWLGDVATAMPAVMIVSVWQQAGLFVLFYIAALLSIDPQLKEASLIEGASDFYNFRRVTWPMLMPTTLFVAVMATANAFKQVDLLFVLTQGGPNNTTNLLLYHIWKLAFSQFRDGYAAAVTVLLVVVLLIVAIVQIRVSDKRIHYR; the protein is encoded by the coding sequence ATGTCGAAACCTCCCGTTGATCAGCTGGGCAAGAGCCGCAAGGACGCGCTGTTTTCCTACGCGGTCATTGCCCCGGCGATGGTGATCCTCTTCGGGTTCACCCTGCTTCCCTTCGTCCTGTCCGTGTGGAAGTCCCTGTTCAACAAGCGCGGGGAATTCACCTTCACCTACTACGCGGAGATGGCCAGCGACTCGGTGTTCCACCAGGTGCTGTGGAACAACTTCATCTTCGCCGTGGTCACCGTCCCGGCTACCATCTTCGTCGCCCTTGGCCTGGCCCTGCTGGTGGTCAAGGTGGTCCGTGGTTCTTCCTTCGCCCGCACCATGCTGCTCAGCCCGACCATCCTTCCCGTGGTGGCCGCCGGCGCGGTGTGGTTGTACTTCTTCCAGCCGTCGTTCGGCCTGCTCAACCAGCTGCTCAAGGCCGTGGGTCTGGGGCACTTCATGGGCAACTGGCTCGGCGACGTCGCCACCGCCATGCCGGCCGTCATGATTGTCTCGGTGTGGCAGCAGGCCGGGTTGTTCGTGCTCTTCTACATCGCGGCCCTGTTGAGCATCGACCCGCAGCTGAAGGAAGCCTCCCTCATCGAAGGCGCGAGCGACTTCTACAACTTCCGCCGCGTCACCTGGCCGATGCTCATGCCGACCACGCTGTTCGTGGCGGTCATGGCCACCGCCAACGCCTTCAAGCAGGTGGACCTGTTGTTCGTGCTCACCCAGGGCGGGCCGAACAACACCACGAACCTCCTGCTGTACCACATCTGGAAGCTGGCATTTAGCCAGTTCCGCGACGGCTACGCCGCGGCGGTGACGGTGCTGCTGGTGGTCGTCCTGCTCATCGTGGCCATCGTCCAGATCCGTGTCTCCGACAAGCGAATCCACTACAGGTAG
- a CDS encoding DoxX family protein, producing the protein MSTAPSQHRRLATVFAIAGTLHFVKPEIFDQIVPPQLPGKQRDYTLASGAAELAVAGMLAAPKTRRAGGLASVALLLAVWPANFYMAYLWRDRKWPWQVVSIGRLPYQIPLIKRAWSVWKAPTK; encoded by the coding sequence ATGTCTACCGCACCCAGTCAGCATCGTCGCCTCGCGACCGTGTTCGCCATCGCCGGAACGCTCCACTTCGTCAAGCCGGAAATCTTCGATCAGATCGTCCCGCCGCAGCTCCCGGGGAAGCAGCGGGACTACACTCTCGCCTCCGGGGCGGCGGAGTTGGCGGTGGCCGGCATGCTCGCCGCGCCGAAGACGCGCCGAGCTGGTGGTTTGGCGTCGGTGGCGCTGCTGCTGGCGGTATGGCCGGCGAACTTCTACATGGCGTACCTGTGGCGGGATCGGAAGTGGCCGTGGCAGGTGGTGTCCATCGGGCGGTTGCCCTACCAGATTCCGCTCATTAAGCGGGCATGGTCGGTGTGGAAGGCACCCACGAAGTAA
- the nrfD gene encoding NrfD/PsrC family molybdoenzyme membrane anchor subunit → MRIPKVIPDIVNRVTGRWAPPGSDPELSKGKPRLHLDYADRDTRREQAKSRRARGGKHGGLERPMVPKAVFSSYYGRPIVKAPPWGWPIGGYLWLGGIAGGSGMLAFGAQLMGNERLRRSTSLAAFFASGVGSLALVGDLGRPERMLNMFRVFKVTSPMSVGSYILASFATSASFPALAEMDKILTGWGVPLPLPDWVRRLLHQAGVAGTPLAGTFGPLLATYTGVLFADTSVPAWKHTGTRLPMLFGSSAALASGGVAMVGTHPEDAQPARIVALVGAGTELVTMHRMKEEMDPTVRQAYELDEPGILLGIAEAAVIVGSVGTFTAQVLSALDRAPKVNRVVSIASGLALALGSGFTRFGVLHAGHNSAHDPRYVIAPQRAAMDSDRAAGRVDENITTLA, encoded by the coding sequence GTGAGAATCCCGAAAGTGATCCCGGACATCGTCAACCGGGTCACCGGCCGTTGGGCTCCGCCGGGGTCAGATCCGGAGCTGTCCAAGGGCAAGCCTCGCCTGCACCTGGATTACGCGGACCGAGACACCAGGCGTGAGCAGGCGAAGTCTCGTCGCGCGCGGGGTGGGAAGCACGGTGGCCTGGAGCGGCCGATGGTGCCCAAGGCGGTGTTTAGCTCCTACTACGGCCGGCCGATTGTCAAGGCCCCGCCGTGGGGCTGGCCGATCGGCGGCTACCTGTGGCTCGGCGGCATCGCCGGCGGGTCGGGCATGCTTGCCTTCGGCGCGCAGCTCATGGGCAATGAGCGGCTGCGTCGCTCCACGTCCCTCGCCGCGTTTTTCGCCTCCGGCGTGGGGTCGTTGGCGCTGGTTGGTGACCTGGGTCGCCCAGAGCGGATGCTCAACATGTTCCGCGTGTTTAAGGTGACCTCGCCGATGTCCGTCGGCTCCTACATCTTGGCCTCCTTCGCCACGTCTGCGTCCTTCCCGGCCTTAGCGGAGATGGACAAGATCCTTACCGGCTGGGGCGTTCCCCTGCCTTTGCCCGACTGGGTGCGCCGCCTGCTGCACCAGGCTGGGGTGGCGGGAACCCCGCTGGCCGGTACCTTCGGCCCGTTGTTGGCCACGTACACCGGCGTGCTCTTCGCGGACACCTCGGTGCCGGCGTGGAAGCACACGGGTACCCGGCTGCCGATGCTCTTCGGCTCCTCCGCCGCTCTCGCCTCGGGTGGGGTGGCGATGGTCGGTACTCACCCGGAGGACGCGCAACCCGCCCGCATCGTCGCGCTGGTGGGCGCCGGCACCGAGCTGGTGACCATGCACCGCATGAAAGAGGAGATGGATCCCACCGTGCGTCAGGCCTACGAGCTCGACGAGCCGGGGATCCTCCTCGGCATTGCCGAAGCCGCCGTGATCGTCGGTAGCGTCGGGACGTTCACCGCCCAGGTATTGTCCGCTCTGGACAGGGCGCCGAAGGTGAACCGGGTGGTGTCGATCGCCTCCGGGTTGGCGCTGGCGCTGGGCTCTGGATTCACCCGCTTCGGGGTGCTGCACGCGGGGCACAACTCGGCCCACGACCCGCGTTACGTCATCGCTCCGCAACGCGCGGCGATGGATTCCGACCGAGCCGCCGGCCGCGTCGACGAGAACATCACGACCCTGGCTTAG
- a CDS encoding ABC transporter permease — translation MSQTTYPSRATALRAALMTLKRQRLPLVVASQIVAVAALALPQLLRDGAADDTAFWPKLMLAIGFSAALTYPILVAVLASIVIDVEHRASSWNLWAGLLFPPGRLARLKAVFALVALALVVVGHALVVLGCAATRGIDTSAQDVARLAVMMVNVWLVSACLMWVHLAVALVFRSQLGNIGLGIVGAFIGVYSLLTSSKVTYLLLWGYYSLGLGIRISPATAAYSPWPEHLLRVGVSAVVFAFGAVVFWWWTGRLAGIPATPAITTRRRQSASTVTHAGTTRAPRRRSLLAAEIIKLRRSAVTPIIGIIVVMTVVTGAVNYANNTEVLSPGWDSYISQVTLFYGLIFAGLCASTITAAVWRGEHTTNSWPMMATTPVTPARLLLAKAGVVWLAMAVVQVLLAVATYVGGVILGLGGAAPVSLVVSLVASLLATIPLILLQTVLSARIASFAIPIGIGFVGIVMGILLSLKGAAAATFWPYSQVTLAILMTSTATQLHFSAMAIVVGVVALSAVGIGLLAFGAGWLVRRVR, via the coding sequence ATGAGTCAGACCACTTACCCGAGCCGGGCCACGGCGCTGCGCGCCGCACTCATGACGTTGAAGAGGCAGCGGCTGCCGCTGGTCGTGGCCAGCCAGATAGTGGCGGTGGCGGCCCTGGCATTGCCGCAGCTGCTGCGCGACGGCGCGGCCGACGACACGGCTTTCTGGCCCAAGCTCATGCTGGCGATCGGCTTCTCGGCGGCGCTGACCTACCCGATCCTGGTGGCGGTGCTAGCCAGCATCGTCATAGACGTGGAGCACCGGGCATCGAGTTGGAACCTGTGGGCGGGGTTGCTCTTCCCTCCGGGTCGGCTCGCCCGCCTCAAGGCTGTGTTCGCCCTGGTGGCACTCGCCCTGGTGGTAGTAGGGCACGCGCTCGTGGTGCTCGGTTGCGCCGCCACGCGGGGCATCGACACCTCCGCTCAAGACGTGGCCCGGCTAGCGGTGATGATGGTCAATGTGTGGCTGGTGTCAGCGTGCTTGATGTGGGTGCACTTGGCCGTGGCGTTGGTGTTTCGGAGCCAGCTGGGCAATATCGGCCTCGGGATCGTCGGCGCGTTCATCGGGGTGTATTCGCTGCTGACGTCGTCGAAGGTGACCTACCTTCTGCTGTGGGGTTACTACTCGCTGGGCTTGGGCATCAGGATCTCACCGGCCACCGCGGCCTACTCACCGTGGCCGGAGCACCTTCTACGCGTCGGGGTCAGTGCCGTGGTGTTCGCCTTCGGCGCGGTGGTGTTCTGGTGGTGGACCGGCCGGCTGGCGGGTATTCCGGCCACGCCGGCGATCACCACACGTCGACGCCAGTCCGCCTCCACCGTCACCCATGCCGGCACCACCCGGGCGCCGCGGCGTCGAAGCCTGCTCGCCGCGGAGATCATCAAGCTACGCCGCAGCGCCGTGACGCCGATCATCGGGATCATCGTCGTCATGACCGTCGTGACAGGGGCGGTGAACTATGCCAACAACACCGAAGTCCTTTCACCCGGCTGGGATTCCTACATTTCGCAGGTGACTCTGTTCTACGGGCTGATCTTCGCCGGGCTGTGCGCCTCGACGATCACCGCCGCCGTGTGGCGCGGCGAGCACACCACCAACTCGTGGCCCATGATGGCTACCACGCCGGTCACCCCGGCGCGGCTACTCCTGGCGAAGGCGGGGGTGGTGTGGCTGGCCATGGCGGTGGTACAGGTGCTGCTGGCGGTGGCCACGTACGTCGGCGGGGTGATCCTCGGCCTAGGGGGCGCCGCGCCGGTAAGCCTCGTCGTGTCGCTGGTGGCGTCCTTGTTGGCGACGATCCCGCTCATTCTCCTCCAGACGGTGCTCAGCGCCCGGATTGCTAGTTTCGCCATCCCGATTGGCATCGGGTTCGTCGGAATCGTGATGGGCATCCTGCTGAGTCTGAAGGGCGCCGCGGCGGCGACGTTCTGGCCGTACTCTCAGGTCACCCTGGCAATTCTCATGACGTCGACGGCCACACAGCTTCATTTCTCAGCAATGGCCATCGTCGTTGGTGTGGTGGCGTTGAGCGCGGTGGGTATCGGCCTGCTAGCCTTCGGCGCCGGCTGGCTGGTGCGTCGGGTGCGCTGA